GTTGGGTTTTTGGTTCGGGGAACAATCGTCGCGTTCGTAGCTCCGCTCCATAATTGTGACACTCGCCCCCCGCATCCGGTGGGGCACCATTGTCCATTGTCTAGCGTTCCCCCCCCCCGCCTTTTGGGCTACGGAAATAGCGTGGCGGTAAAATCAAACTAATCAGTTGAATGATTGGCACTGGCAACCGATGAACAATGGCCACGTTGGGTCCATCCTTCGTGTCGGATGTCCTGCAAATGAAAATTGTCCCCCCCCCTGGCACCTTTTTCTCGCTTAACGAGATCTCTTGTAGAGTTGGGGCTGTCTGTGTCTCAAATTACTTTATAGCTTGCTTCATTTAGTTTATAATACGCGCtcctttggttttttttttcactctCCTTCACACACCTGCCGGCACTTGCTGTGGCATCAATTACACGCCCATCTTGGCCAGTCTTCGCTCTCGGATTTGCCTTTTTGCAGTGCTTGGAGTGGCGCCGGTGGGCGGCGGGTGGTGGGCGGAGGGCGGTGGGCGGTGGGCACTTGATGTTAATTTGTTATGCTACAAATTCCAGCCAGAGCCTTGGCCTATTAGTGTCAGCTTTTGTGGCTACGGGAGAGTGTTTccagcgaaagagagagagtggcTTTGTGGTTGTTCAATGTCAATGTTTGCCCTCTTTTAGATGTGTACGATGTTTATAAGGATAGAATGATTCGAATATATTCGATTGGTTTGATTGGTACTCTTGATTTACTTCAATAAAGTCCTTTGATTGCTGAATTTCTGTCTCTACCAAAATCAATAATCCTCAAAAACATCTCACACTTTTTGATCCTTAGAAACTATGTACAAAACATCGTATACATTTCGATATATTGGTTTTCTATGGCATTATCGATCATTTGTTGATATTTTTGAGATGAAAAGTAATTTTATTGCTCGTCAttgaatgaaattgttttcaaaTTTCCAATCAGCTATATATTATATTCCTTCAAAAAATCGAAACCTTATCGAAAATtgaaatttttaattaaaattatcGCTAATTTTGTGGTATTTTTTATAGGAATAATGCCAATATTTTCTGTCTATTATCCTTGAAACACAGTTTTGCTTAAAATTCGATAGATTTTTATGTGTTAGTTCGATAATTATCGAtgattttttggtattttgtaTAGTCCTTGAATTGGAATACATTTCTTAATTTATTCGATTGAAAATTATCCTCCAAACACAGTTTTGGTTAAATTTCGATAGATTTTTATTTTAGTTCGATAATTATCGATGATTTTTGGAAATTTTGTATAGTCGTTGAGTTGGAATGAATAACTGAATTTCTGTCTATAGAAAATTATCCTTCAAACACAGTTTTGCTTAAAATTAGAGAGATTTTTATTTTAAGTCGATAATTATCGATAATTATGAGGTATTTTTTATAGTCGCTGTATTGGAATGAATTTCTGTCTATGGAAAATTATCCTCCAAACACAGTTTTGCTTGAAATTCGATagatttacatatattttaattcgataattatcgataattttttggcattttttCTATGAAACTTTTGAATCGCGACACTCGCGGCAAATATTTCTTGTTACTTTAATGTAAGGCTTACATTACTGAAACGTACTGTACGCCCTTGCCTGCATTAACTTTTGCTTAGCCTGACGCATAAATATTCTGTCTCTAGCCCCAGGCCCCACACCCCTTTGCACTTATCTAATGAGGCAgcactctctttctctctctctagccACTCCACTTATCCGCCTAAAAAGGGGCCAAGGAGGAATCCAACAACTTGGCCGCACTGTGACCACaacttacacacacacacacacacttacgcacacacacacacacacacacaagcacacacacacacacacgcatggGTGCTAATGCCATTTTGACGTTGCTTTTCGGTTTTTACGCGCTCGTGTCTCGCAACGCCCAAATGTAGACTACATTTTGCTGTTCTGCTGTTCTGCTCCACCACAAAACAGGCTCCCGCCCATAATCCATAAGTTAAGCCCAaggtttgtgtgtgtgcggccGTCTGCGCCCCCCTTTGCGGCTCTgttgcaaaaataaaaacaaaatataccCAGCCACAGCAACCCAAATCACTGGCCCTCAGAAGCTGAACTAAAGGGTCGAAAGTGGCTTTAAACGGAGCCACCGATGCGAAGGAGGCGTGTCCTTTGTTAACAATTTATGAATATTTTTACTCGTGTGTTGTTTTGCTCCgttttgctctttttttttgcgcACTGACCTGACCCCTCATTTTGggccacacgcacacaaaaaGGTACACAATGTAGGTGTGGATTTTGCATAAATAGAATGCCACCAGCCAGCAATGATTATGATGTGATAATACAAGAGCCATTCAAAGGCAAAAGTGTCTCCAGATAAATGCCAAAATTACTATTTATACGAGTTCTATGCTTATTAGCCGAAGAAACCGGCTTTCCTTGAGCCTATCTTGAATAATGTTCATTGAAGAGAAGCATTTGGGCATTAACCCGATTCATTTCGGCCATTAAATCCCAAATTTTGTGTATCATCGGGCCCGCTCAATATCGAATTAAATCGGGCCATATTTCTGTCATTTTGTAGAAATTTTTTTAAACAAAATCAGAGATAAAATCTCGAAACTCAAAGCCAAAATTGAATTAATTTGCGTTTGGTTGTGGGGGAAAACGTCAACACTAATTGGGTGGGTTGGGGCGGCGGCGGGCTGCTGTTGATTATGTGTAATAATTTGCCCACTGCTTGCTGGAGGacaaaattcattaaaaattgATTACAGATATGGCTCTGGGACATCCTTGGACTTCTGGCCGAGTCAAAATCTGGGGAAATCCCCTCCATCATCCTTGTGCTGGTCTGTTGATATCGAAAATTCGAAATTCTCATGTTAATTGCAATTTGAGCAAAGTTCTGCATCCTTGTTATTGTTGTCCTCAAGCTGTTTTTGCCCTGCATGTCCTGCCCAAGTCTGTTTCTGTGTTGTCCTTGGCATGTTATTGCGCCcacccctcctcctcctcctcctcctcctccagttCTTTCAGGCTATCTGCTATTTGCTCTTGTTGCCCCAGACCGTGTCAATTACTTGCAAGATAAATTGTAAAATTCCAGTCTAATGAAATGCAATGCCTGTAGCATCCTCCCTGATCCCAGCCTGGATTTGGATTTATTTTCAACAAATTCCTCACTTGTCAAAATCGAAAGGAAAAGATAGAAAATGTAattggtttgatatcttcaCCTTTCATAAAGACTATCTAGATTCCTTTGGAAAGTACCATACTGTGGGTATTGTAGGGTTCCCTTTAGGTACTTCTTTCCTTTGGCAAATGTAAATTCGTATATCGGATTGTTAAATCCTTTCTGCCGTTGACATATTagccccccccacacacacattccCTTGATATCTCGCGCTGACTCACAGAAAGGGAAACAGAAGGACTGCTCCTTCCGGCCGGTTGCCCTCCAGCCAAGCATTCTGTAGATAATAActgggttttttttctgttcttCTTCTGTTCTTATATTCAtacaaattgagaaatctcgGTCAATAAGCATCATGCATTGTCAGCATTCACTGGCCGAcatcccccccaccccccacttCCACTCGCACTCCAATCGGCGACCGCGACTCTGCGGGGCATGTCTTGGATCGTGAACGTCACAAACATACTACAGTACAGTACGTACAATGAATGTAAATTGAGTGTGCTACGGAATAATTTTTCAACAATGAGCCCATATAAAATCAGAACTTAATGTTCAGTAAAGTCCAGTAAAGATCCTGCAAATGTGCACCCATAAAAATGGATGGTATATCTTGGCTTATACATGTATCTTTAAGACCGTACATTCGATTTTTGTTACTTTTTTTGGGGACCTAATTACTAttgaaatataaataaatccTTTTTTCCAAAATaggggtatattcgatttgtggtgaaagctgaaaatctgtggcatccagaaTTAAGACAATTACCATATCTTCCAGACTCCTAAAACTGAATCACACAAATTCAACTGCATTGGAAGGCGTTCCACGCACTTACTCACgcactccctctctctcacacgCTCTTCCTTGTGCAGTGTGCGCCCTCGGGCGGAGGGAAGCGAGATAGCAACACAGACACATACCACATACCACCACATACTGATGCCCGCGATGGATTTATCTAATAACAAAAGcaccaaaaaatatatatacccTCGATGGGTAGGTCTGAGATACTTTTGTGCTTTTGCGATATATTTGCATCTGTGAATTTGGCTAGTTTGAATCGTCTTTCAGCATTTGACTACACCACTAAATTATCTTTAAAGAATACACAATTTTACATGACCTTTGGTCTTATCATCATTTGCGAAAATGTAAGCGAGATCGTGTAGTTATGTTTTTGCCTAGCACCCCAAAAGATGCCGTCACGCTTGCTACTCGTaccatttggataatagtttccattGAGATTACTGTAATAATAAGAAAATTAACATCATAAATTCGTAAATTCGCCTTAAATGTGAGTACCTTTCTGCGCAATTATCAAACCACCAACCACCTCCAAAATATTGCGCGCAATTGTGATTATCCCTGTCGAAAGTGGAGAATTTCATATCCACGTGATAAGCTAGTGAATCTTCGGCTGTTCCTGAATATTTTCCCAAAGATTTCAGTTTGTAGCCTTCCGCTTCGCTTCCTATTTTAAAATCATCGTAACGAGCATAGCTGGTGCTTCCATTAACATGTTGGATTTGGACGTACAGCTCGTGAGGCTGGAGCAGGGTCATTAGATGGATTTTTTCCAGTCCCAGGAATAAGTTCTTCCGGAGGTGCCCGAACCCTTGCTTGTAATCGGTCCAAGTGCGATTAAAGTTCACATTCCCGCGGACTCGTCTCTGGATTACAGTCCAGCCAGATCCGGACACACTGGAATTGCAGGGTACATCGACTGAGCCCATTCCGGGCAACTTTATGGTATAGATGTCAGTGGAATTGGTGAATGGGAGACAGCTGCCAGTCCATGTTCGTTTAAGAAAATTCTCTTTATCTACCAGTTCTCTGGTTGACTTATCATTTGATTGCACTTGAGCCTCTCTAGCTTGAATCTGCATTTCCATTTTTGAGACCTGGTCCTTTATTTCTCTCGCCATTTTCACCATTTCGTTTGCCTTCAGAAGCAATTCAGTATCCTTGACCTTCAGCTGTTGATCCGAGCTCTTCTGCCTGGCATCCGCCTGTTCCTTGAGATCCTCCATCTGTTTATTTGCCTGAGTTTCCATTGACTTGGCAAGCTCAAGCTTGCTTTCCAATTGGGCGTTGTAAACATCTTTCTTTCGGATTTCATCCTTGAGGTCGTTAATCGTTGCATCCTTCCCCTGGCATAGGGCCGCGTACCGGAGTAGCGGCTTCACAATCGGATAGCAAATGGCGCCACACCGCTCATCGTCCTCATCGCGGGTCACATCGCAGTGCTGGAAACGGAATACCCAACTAATTAGTTCATTCAATTGCAATTTCCCAATGCACTGAGTTCTCACAGCACTCCTCTCGAAGCTATTTTCCGTCGATAGAGTAACGTCTGCTTCTATGTGGAGGAAGAAAAGCACCAGAATCCAATATATTTGCATGACTATTCCCGTTGAAAGACTTAAATCGGACTGAATGCAAGACGAAAGACCCAAGTCTTCTTATATATCAATGCTTATCAATCAATGCCATAAATCATGCAATATAGCAAATAATTATAATATCACATTAATGTGTATTATATATGCATTTACTCGTAGATCAGACTTGACTTCGAATGACATCTTGCTGTAGATTATTGTTGATTATTGAATGGACCTATGGTACATATTATGTATTGTCAATCAGTATGCAAGTTCAGCGACCCTCTTATTATTAATTGTTTTATTTCTTTACTTTTTATTGGACTGGCTGTCTACTTTGATATTCTCATAGCTGGACTGTTACTGTCACAGATGCAAATGCAAGCAAATTCTATCCAgggtatttttattgttgctcAAGCAAGTGAGACGGGTGTAGTGGGTggtattattatattattataacAAATCCTTCATAAAGATTGATCACATTCTGCACTGAAAATTCTAAGACCCCTGCCAGAACGATCGCATAGCCGAATATACTCTCTGCTCTACTCTGTGTAGCACGCGGTACTCACTTCTTTCGTTCTCTTACTCTCCGTATATCAGTTTTTTCAATCGTTCTTTCATCCTTCGCACCCGCGCAGACCGCAGAGTATCATCGTCTTTCTCGCTCACTCGCCATGCGCTATGCTGGCAGAGAGAACGGGCAGAGCAGCAGAAAACTCTGCCCGAAAATAATAATCAGGCGGCAGATCAGCCGAGAGCAGAAACCAGTGTAAATTGCAAAAACAATTTTGCACTTCATTCTTCTCTTTGCATTTGTCGCTCCCACGCCTGAAGCGACGGCGTCGCTGGCTAGCTTTGAAGAGAGTATACACATACACGGGAAGATCTCTCTCCCTTGTGTTGGTATGCCTTGAGTGTTTTCTTCTTTACTGCACTGCTCGCACACATTGAGTGCAAAATGAGTGAACTCTCCTGAGAGAATTTTATGAATATTTCTATGGAAATGTATTGTGCGTTTACGTTCCACTCTATAGCCTCGACTGATGGATTTTTTGTTGCTGATTCCGAttctccttttctttttttagtttttttttttttagggtAAGAAGTCGACTTTGCTTTGGTTTTTTGAAGTTTGCACACAAAAGTTGGCCTGTGTATTTGGTTGCGAGTGAAATTACTTGTAATGCATTACATAGAAAACTTTTTCCAAcattttgctgttgttgctgctgctgaggctgctgcaGGCTTTAAGGCGCTTTTCGAAGGACTTGGCCAAGTCTTGAGTTCGCCTCGACTCTCGTCCTGTTGTCCTTTGTCGCCTCTGATGGTTGCCAAGTTCTggccagcccccagcccccgcccgtctgcctgtctgcctgtctgttCGGTCTGGGGGATTATTGGCTAGTTTATGCAACGGCCTGGACTGGACCGAACTGACAGTTTGGCTTTTGGCGCTATCTATCGATATGCAAGCCCATGGCCCCATCCTCCGACCTGTGGTCAAGTTAGTCCTCTGACTATGGACAAAGTTTTCCCAGTCTGCCCCGAATTTAATATGGTAATTATTTTGTGACCCCTCGAAATCGATCGACTTTAACTAAATTTATAATTGATGGATCCCCATGGACTGCTGTGGTTTTGCTGCGTCATTTATCGAACACACTCAAAAATGCTTTGCTTTTTTTGTGGGCCTCTTTTATGCTAATTTATGGAATCTATTAAGGATAAAACAATCTGGCGCAGAATAACATATTCCTACAATCCGCCATTACACTCAAGTCTGCCACCTCCCTTGCCATTGTTTTTGCAGCACTTTAAGCACATTACGTGCCCCTCCTCCGCCCCTTAGGGATTGAAAGCTTTGGAGAGGTGAGTGAGTGCCATAAGAGGGTGGAAAATGAAATCACATTACGCAAATGCGACACACAGTCCAAAGGTTTTCATAGGCAGTGCACTTTGCATGGAATTTGCGAAAAAtatcatatatgtatttattaaGCATTCGAGGCTGACAGTTTTGATTTTAGATGTTTTTCGTTCGATCTCTGTTTCATTTGCTTTGATCTCCGCATGTTTCTAATTAATATTAGTGgcttatacatatgtaggttaTTTGGCAACGTGTTTCAAATGAGTAGCGGGGTGTTCTATCAGGCCTACGCCTGCGACTGCTTTCGACTCAACTGCACGAAAAGAAGCCGAGCAAAAGGGAATTGGAAGATCACGCGATGACGATGTCGCTCCAAATGCAAGAACGGAACGCGTCTGTGAGCATGTGAGAGCGTCACAGTTAGTTCTTGGGCATGGGCAATAACAGCACAATTATGAGCATTCAAATAGGTGCTTAAGTGTTCAAGTACAATGAAGGACATTTGAATAGTGAAAGTGAGAATATGATTGAATATGAAATAATGCAAGAGTAAAATTGGCTCAACagcttatgtatgtatgtatgtctgtTGAATATATATCGTCATATGTAGTGTCTGGTGAGGCATGGCCTCAGGGGCGGTTATAGAGGTGGGTGCTGGCTCTACTTTAATAAATGCACAAAattcttcttcttctgctcGAAATGGTCCAAAATGATCCAAGGGTTAGGGATAGCTGCTAGTTAATGGGCCGCCCTGTCCTTGTCCTTAGCCTTCGTTCCCCTCTCCCTTCACGAAGGACGTGCTGTCTTTGTCTTGTGTTTGCTTATGCAGGGGCTTTGCCGTTGTAATTGTTGTTATTACAGATGTTGGGTTGTTTGCACGGCTCTGATGTTGCTATTGCTCCTGCAGTGTGTTGCCTTTAAGCTAAGGACTTAATGCGCTTTGCACTGCCAACAGGCAGAGAGGCAGAGGGAGCCTGCACGAaaagcagaaaaaaaaacccgaACAAATAACCCGAAATAAAAGTTGATTTCGCACGTAtacgaggtatatgaaaagACTGATGGAAATGCAGGGGAAAGGCattgaaaaatgaaaaataacCAGAGCATACACATGCAAATGGTATGtcatttttcttcttcttcaaTGTCCCTGCCTTTCGCTTTTCTAAGGTGATTTCAAAGTATACTTTTTACTTTTTAAGAGTAAACCTGATTTTTTCCATATTTTTAAATCATACTCTTTTTTGAGTTTAAATAATTGAATATCCAAATTTATGCTCTAAATATTGAAACTGTTTGGCACTTTATAATACCCATTTCTCAGTTTCTAGCATTAATTCGAAAAG
The sequence above is a segment of the Drosophila miranda strain MSH22 chromosome 4, D.miranda_PacBio2.1, whole genome shotgun sequence genome. Coding sequences within it:
- the LOC108162208 gene encoding ficolin-2-like, with product MQIYWILVLFFLHIEADVTLSTENSFERSAHCDVTRDEDDERCGAICYPIVKPLLRYAALCQGKDATINDLKDEIRKKDVYNAQLESKLELAKSMETQANKQMEDLKEQADARQKSSDQQLKVKDTELLLKANEMVKMAREIKDQVSKMEMQIQAREAQVQSNDKSTRELVDKENFLKRTWTGSCLPFTNSTDIYTIKLPGMGSVDVPCNSSVSGSGWTVIQRRVRGNVNFNRTWTDYKQGFGHLRKNLFLGLEKIHLMTLLQPHELYVQIQHVNGSTSYARYDDFKIGSEAEGYKLKSLGKYSGTAEDSLAYHVDMKFSTFDRDNHNCAQYFGGGWWFDNCAESNLNGNYYPNGTSSKRDGIFWGARQKHNYTISLTFSQMMIRPKVM